The Glycine soja cultivar W05 chromosome 3, ASM419377v2, whole genome shotgun sequence genome window below encodes:
- the LOC114407410 gene encoding dnaJ protein ERDJ3B-like, translated as MAPRGATLLFLLCALCYSLIAIAGKSYYDILQLSKGASDEQIKRAYRKLALKYHPDKNPGNEEANKKFAEISNAYEVLSDSEKRNIYDRYGEEGLKQHAASGGRGGGMNFQDIFSTFFGGGPMEEEEKIVKGDDLVVDLDATLEDLYMGGTLKVWREKNVLKPAPGKRRCNCRNEVYHKQIGPGMFQQMTEQVCEQCPNVKYVREGYFITVDIEKGMQDGQEVLFYEDGEPIIDGESGDLRFRIRTAPHDVFRREGNDLHSTVTITLVQALVGFEKTIKHLDEHLVDISTKEITKPKQVRKFKGEGMPLHMSNKKGDLYVTFEVLFPTSLREEQKTKIKAILG; from the exons ATGGCGCCTCGTGGAGCCACGCTGTTGTTCCTTCTATGCGCTCTCTGCTATTCTCTCATCGCCATTGCTGG AAAGAGCTATTACGATATACTTCAACTTTCTAAGGGTGCGTCGGACGAACAGATAAAGAGAGCGTATAGGAAGCTAGCATTGAAGTACCATCCTGATAAGAACCCGGGCAATGAAGAGGCTAATAAGAAATTTGCGGAGATTAGCAAtg CGTATGAAGTATTGTCTGATAGCGAGAAGAGGAATATTTACGATAGGTATGGTGAAGAGGGTTTGAAGCAGCATGCTGCTAGTGGAGGCAGAGGTGGTGGAATGAACTTCCAAGATATTTTTAGCAC TTTCTTTGGTGGGGGACCAatggaggaagaagagaaaattgTAAAAGGAGATGACTTGGTTGTTGATTTGGATGCAACACTTGAAGATTTGTACATGGGAGGTACCTTGAAG GTTTGGAGGGAAAAGAATGTACTAAAGCCTGCTCCTGGGAAAAGACGCTGTAACTGTAGAAATGAGGTTTATCACAAGCAAATTGGGCCTGGGATGTTTCAACAGATGACAGAGCAG GTCTGTGAGCAATGTCCTAACGTCAAATACGTAAGGGAGGGGTATTTCATCACTGTTGATATTGAGAAAGGCATGCAAGATGGGCAG GAGGTGCTATTCTATGAGGATGGAGAGCCCATAATTGATGGGGAATCTGGAGATTTAAGG TTTCGTATCCGAACTGCACCTCATGACGTCTTCAGAAGAGAAGGCAATGACTTGCACTCTACTGTCACTATAACTCTT GTTCAAGCCCTTGTTGGTTTTGAGAAGACCATTAAACACCTAGATGAGCATCTGGTGGACATAAGCACAAAG GAAATCACAAAGCCAAAGCAGGTGAGGAAGTTCAAAGGGGAGGGTATGCCATTGCATATGAGCAACAAAAAAGGAGATCTTTACGTCACTTTTGAGGTTCTATTTCCCACGTCTCTAAGGGAGGAGcagaaaacaaagataaaagcAATTCTTGGTTAG
- the LOC114407412 gene encoding phospholipase A1 PLIP2, chloroplastic-like, with protein MDALCLHSSICGIAPSPSILITATARANDYASLSQVKAVGSSSLFSIFSFRYPLKSFWPRPTGNATGYNDAVLAENATAETEQPEGEGEGQNGNWVFKIFHIRSVWRGEQRSDDNDEEEAVTNGQTDEEEEECDDCRVDYDDDEEEEENEEVSFDRDSFSRMLRRVSLSEARFYARISHLGNLAYCIPKIKPGKLFKHYGLRFVTSSIEKKELAMAAEKNQISQKEETNEKDVDETKEEKNNGGYMISASAVYEIAASAASYLHAQTRSILSLTSSDAAEGEGSIEAINESFNGDKMRNTEEANLKATTDSVTAVVAANEQVKQAFADDLNSTSSSPCEWFVCDDDQTSTRYFVIQGSESFASWQANLLFEPVQFEGLDVHVHRGIYEAAKGTYQQMLPEIRAHLKSHGSRATFRFTGHSLGGSLALLVNLMLPIRKEALFSSLLPVITFGAPSIMCGGDTLLDMLGLPRSHVQAITLHRDIVPRAFSCQYPNHLVELLKAVNGNFRNHPCLNNQKLLYAPMGELLILQPDENFSPSHHLLPSGSGLYILSGSLSESSDTLKQIYKAQMVFLNTPHPLEILSDRSAYGFGGTIQRDHDMNSYLKCVRTVIRQELNQIRKARREQRQKVWWPLVLPRGSDTNIVGGSMIQDQPSFSGIIQIGRESLKRFSRLVRSQHMQLFVALLFPARLLLVGACNLISLR; from the exons ATGGATGCTCTGTGTTTACACAGTAGCATTTGTGGGATAGCTCCGTCTCCGTCCATTCTCATTACTGCAACTGCACGCGCCAATGATTACGCGTCACTCTCTCAGGTGAAAGCGGTGGGGAGCTCCTCCTTGTTTTCCATATTCTCTTTTAGATACCCTTTGAAGTCCTTTTGGCCACGACCAACGGGGAATGCCACCGGCTACAACGACGCCGTTTTGGCAGAGAATGCAACGGCCGAGACAGAACAACCAGAAGGCGAAGGAGAGGGACAAAATGGGAACTGGGTTTTTAAGATTTTTCATATAAGGTCTGTTTGGAGAGGGGAACAGAGGAGCGATGATAACGATGAAGAGGAAGCTGTAACCAATGGTCAAACGgatgaagaggaagaagagtGTGATGATTGTAGGGTTGATTATGATgatgacgaagaagaagaagaaaatgaagaggtTTCGTTCGATAGAGACTCGTTTTCAAGAATGCTTCGGAGGGTGTCATTGTCCGAAGCTAGATTCTATGCGCGCATATCCCACTTGGGCAATTTGGCATACTGTATTCCCAAAATCAAA CCAGGGAAACTCTTCAAACACTATGGTCTGCGTTTTGTAACTTCATCCATAGAGAAAAAGGAATTAGCTATGGCAGCTGAAAAAAATCAGATATCTCAAAAAGAAGAAACTAATGAGAAGGATGTGGATGaaacaaaagaggaaaagaatAATGGTGGATACATGATAAGTGCATCTGCTGTATACGAGATTGCTGCTTCTGCTGCCTCTTATCTTCATGCTCAGACAAGGAGCATACTTTCATTAACATCTTCTGATGCTGCGGAAGGTGAAGGCTCAATTGAAGCAATCAATGAAAGCTTTAACGGCGATAAGATGAGAAACACGGAGGAGGCAAATTTGAAGGCAACTACGGATTCGGTAACAGCAGTTGTTGCTGCAAATGAGCAAGTAAAGCAGGCTTTTGCAGATGATTTGAACTCAACAAGCTCTTCACCTTGTGAATGGTTCGTATGTGATGATGACCAGACCTCTACAAGATATTTTGTGATCCAG GGCTCCGAGTCGTTTGCATCGTGGCAAGCAAATCTACTATTTGAGCCAGTTCAATTTGAG ggGTTAGACGTCCATGTACATAGAGGTATATACGAGGCTGCAAAAGGGACATATCAACAGATGTTGCCAGAAATTCGTGCTCACCTAAAATCTCATGGTTCACGTGCAACTTTCCGTTTCACTGGTCATTCTCTTGGGGGGAGCTTGGCATTACTTGTAAATCTTATGCTACCGATAAGGAAGGAAGCGCTATTCTCCTCTCTGCTTCCTGTCATAACCTTTGGGGCACCATCCATCATGTGTGGAGGTGACACTCTACTTGACATGCTTGGATTGCCACGGAGCCATGTTCAGGCAATCACATTGCACAGAGATATAGTACCACGAGCATTTTCTTGCCAGTACCCTAACCATCTTGTAGAATTACTAAAGGCTGTTAATGGTAACTTCCGCAATCATCCTTGCCTTAATAACCAG AAGCTATTATATGCACCGATGGGAGAACTGCTGATCCTCCAGCCAGATGAGAATTTTTCACCAAGTCATCATCTCCTGCCCTCAGGCAGTGGACTATATATTTTGAGTGGTTCTTTATCAGAATCTAGTGACAcattaaaacaaatttacaaaGCTCAAATGGTTTTCTTGAACACACCACACCCACTTGAGATATTAAGTGATCGATCTGCCTATGGATTTGGAGGAACCATTCAGAGAGATCATGACATGAATTCCTACTTAAAATGTGTGAGAACCGTGATTCGCCAAGAACTTAACCAGATTCGCAAGGCAAGGAGAGAGCAAAGGCAAAAGGTGTGGTGGCCTCTCGTACTGCCACGTGGAAGTGACACTAACATAGTTGGGGGGTCCATGATTCAAGACCAGCCTTCCTTCTCTGGCATCATTCAGATAGGTAGAGAGTCATTGAAAAGGTTTAGTAGGCTTGTTAGATCCCAACACATGCAATTGTTCGTAGCGCTCCTGTTTCCTGCACGGTTGTTGCTCGTGGGAGCATGTAACTTAATTAGCTTAAGATGA
- the LOC114407413 gene encoding DNA-directed RNA polymerase III subunit RPC8-like — MFYLSKIEHKLPLPPSRFVLPIREAIHMELEKLFLDKVIANLGLCISVYDIRSIDGGFIFPGDGAPTYTVVFNLIMFRPFEKEIITARLLSSDADGLRLTIGFFDDIYIPASRLPDPNHFVETEQKKRVFSGQESTTNSSSKKGVWYWDYNEQEYPIQDTDVIKFRVTNVSYPQIPVEQPKESKPFAPMLISGAMDDDGLGPVSWWFADEDEDEDE, encoded by the exons atgtTCTATCTCAGTAAAATCGAACACAAATTGCCCCTGCCTCCTTCTCGTTTTGTTCTTCCTATTCGAGAAGCTATACACATGGAGCTTGAGAAACTTTTCTTAGATAAG GTTATAGCAAACTTGGGCCTCTGCATTTCTGTCTATGATATCAGATCCATTGATGGTGGGTTTATCTTCCCTGGTGATGGGGCTCCAACCTATACG GTTGTGTTCAATTTGATTATGTTTCGTCCGTTTGAGAAGGAGATCATTACTGCAAGGCTTCTTTCATCTGATGCTGATGGCTTACGAT TAACCATTGGATTCTTTGATGATATTTATATTCCTGCAAGTCGTTTGCCCGACCCAAACCACTTTGTTGAGACTGAACAGAAAAAAAG GGTATTCTCTGGCCAAGAGTCAACGACTAATTCCTCGAG CAAGAAAGGTGTATGGTATTGGGATTATAACGAACAAGAATATCCTATTCAAGATACTGATGTG ATCAAATTCCGAGTTACAAACGTGAGTTATCCCCAAATTCCGGTTGAGCAACCAAAAGAATCAAAGCCATTTGCCCCTATGTTGATCTCT GGAGCGATGGATGATGATGGTCTAGGTCCTGTTTCTTGGTGGTTTGCAGATGAGGATGAGGATGAGGATGAGTAA
- the LOC114407414 gene encoding uncharacterized protein LOC114407414 — MAVTTRTLSATEKKHWWLTNRKIVEKYIKDARSLIATQDQSEIASALNLVDAALAISPRFDQALELRARALLYLRRFKEVADMLQDYIPSLRMGNDDSSSSSSSSSSSSSSDTSSQQLSREGVKLLSSSSESPVRDHSFKCFSVSDLKKKVMAGLCKTCDKEGQWRYLVLGEACCHLGLMEDAMVLLQTGKRIASAAFRRESVCWSEDSFYVTNIPFSGDSTNAPPSTPPRTLLADSESVAQLLGHIKFLLRRRAAALAALDAGLYSEAIRHFSKIVDGRRSAPQSFLAECYMHRASAHRSAGRIAESIADCNRTLALDPTCIQALETRASLFETIRCLPDSLHDLEHLKLLYNSILRDRKLPGPAWKRHNVRYREIPGKLCALTIKIQELKQRLASGETGNVDYYALIGVRRGCSRSELERAHLLLSLRHKPDKATGFIERCELADERDVESVKERVKMSSLLLYRLVQKGYTNVMGNIMDEEAAEKQRKKAALQALEAQKEKANEAAAELNKVVESNSTQMSQNRSMVSSSTVNPAVFQGVFCRDLTVVGNLLSQAGFNRSMPVKYEALSC, encoded by the exons ATGGCGGTTACTACTCGCACTCTATCTGCCACAGAAAAGAAACACTGGTGGCTTACCAACCGAAAG ATTGTCGAGAAATACATTAAGGATGCAAGGAGCTTAATAGCGACGCAAGATCAGAGCGAGATAGCTTCGGCTCTGAACCTTGTAGATGCGGCACTGGCGATTTCTCCGAGGTTTGACCAAGCGCTTGAGCTGAGAGCGAGGGCGTTGCTGTATTTGCGGCGGTTCAAGGAGGTTGCGGATATGCTTCAGGACTACATTCCGAGCCTGAGAATGGGAAACGATGACTCATCatcgtcttcttcttcttcttcttcttcttcttcttctgacaCCTCTTCTCAGCAGCTTTCGAGGGAGGGAGTGAAGCTTCTCTCTTCTTCCTCGGAGTCTCCGGTGAGGGATCATAGTTTCAAGTGCTTCTCTGTGTCTGACCTCAAGAAGAAGGTGATGGCAGGGCTGTGTAAAACTTGCGACAAGGAAGGGCAATGgag ATACTTGGTGTTGGGTGAAGCATGCTGCCACCTAGGCCTAATGGAGGATGCAATGGTTCTTCTTCAAACAGGGAAACGCATTGCAAGCGCGGCATTCCGGCGCGAGAGTGTGTGCTGGTCTGAAGACAGCTTTTATGTTACCAATATACCCTTCTCCGGAGATTCCACAAACGCGCCACCCTCAACTCCGCCGCGAACCCTTCTCGCGGACTCCGAGAGCGTGGCCCAACTCCTCGGCCACATTAAGTTCCTCCTCCGCCGCCGCGCCGCCGCACTCGCCGCCCTCGACGCCGGGCTCTACTCCGAGGCCATCCGCCACTTCTCGAAAATCGTCGACGGCCGGCGCAGCGCGCCGCAGAGCTTCCTCGCCGAATGCTACATGCACCGCGCCTCCGCGCACCGTTCCGCAGGGCGAATCGCCGAGTCAATTGCCGATTGCAACCGCACCCTCGCATTGGACCCCACTTGCATCCAAGCACTCGAAACAAGAGCTTCACTCTTCGAAACAATTCGCTGTTTACCAGATTCTCTTCACGATCTCGAACACTTGAAGCTTCTCTACAATTCAATCTTGCGTGATCGCAAGCTTCCTGGTCCTGCGTGGAAGCGCCACAACGTGCGCTACAGAGAAATTCCAGGGAAACTTTGCGCCCTCACTATTAAAATTCAGGAACTTAAACAGAGGTTGGCTTCTGGTGAAACTGGAAATGTTGATTACTATGCTTTGATTGGTGTCCGACGAGGTTGTTCCCGGTCGGAGTTGGAGAGGGCACACTTGTTGCTTTCCTTGAGGCATAAGCCTGATAAGGCAACTGGGTTCATCGAAAGGTGCGAGCTTGCAGATGAGCGTGATGTTGAGTCTGTTAAAGAAAGGGTGAAAATGTCTTCATTGTTGTTATATAGATTGGTTCAGAAGGGTTACACTAATGTGATGGGTAATATTATGGATGAGGAAGCTGCTGAGAAGCAGAGAAAGAAGGCTGCTTTGCAAGCTCTTGAAGCACAGAAAGAGAAAGCCAATGAAGCTGCTGCTGAGTTGAATAAGGTCGTTGAGAGTAATAGTACTCAAATGTCTCAAAATAGGTCTATGGTGTCTTCTTCTACGGTGAATCCGGCGGTGTTTCAGGGTGTTTTCTGCCGTGATCTTACGGTGGTGGGGAACTTGCTTTCTCAGGCGGGGTTTAACCGATCCATGCCGGTGAAGTATGAAGCTTTGAGCTGTTGA